The sequence CCGCCTGCAGCCTGCGCTCCGCCTCGTGCGTGGCGTCGGCGAGCCGCCGCTGAGCTTCGGCCTTGCTGGTCGCCTCGAGTTCGTTGACCGCGGCAATCGTCTTCTGCCTGCGCTCGGATATGGAGAGATCGAAATCTTCCTGCACCTGCGCCCGGCGCAGCTCGGCCTCGGCCGCGAGGCGGTCACGCTCGGCCTGCGCCGCCTCGACGATGCGCGCCGCCTCGGTGCGGGCTTTGGCCATGGTTTGCGTGTGCTCGGTCTCGAGGGCGCTACGACGGTCCTCGAGTTCGGCGACCAGCGATTCGTACTGGCCACGAAGCTGAGCGGCCTCCTGCTCGGCGATCGAGATCATCTCCGCAGCATCGGCCTCGGCCTTGGCGCGCACCTCCGAGGCTTCGTCGGACGCAAGGCGGAGCATCCGCGAGATGCGGTCGCTCATCCCCTCGGCGGTAGTGGGGGGAACGGACAGGCGATCGACGTCTTTGCGGAGTTCGTCGATCTCGTCCCGCGCATCGTCGAGCTGCTTGGCGAGATCGCGTGCCTGCGCCGCCGCCGCGTCCCGGTCGGCCGCCGTCACGCGCAACTCCGCATCGAAACGCTCGAAGTAGTTGCGCACCTCGTCCCGGTCGAAGCCCTTACGTGCCACGGAGAACGGAAGGGGGATCGAACCGCGGTCCTGCTCGTTTACCATGGCCGCCAATCTACCTGGGCAAAGCCGTGCTTGTCTTTCGGCCTACCTGGTCTTCACCGCTCCCGCGCAGGCCACGGGGCCAACAGCCTCAGTGGCCTGACGACGGCTCCGCCTCAGTGGCCTGACGACGGCTCCGCCTCAGTGGCCTGACGACGGCTCCGCCTCAGTGGCCTGACGACGGCTCCGCCTCAGTGGCCTGACGACGGCTCCGCCTCAGTGGCCTGACGACGGCTCCGCCTCAGTGGCCTGACGACGGCTCCGCCTCAGTGGCCTGACGACGGCTCCACGAGCTCGATGAGGACTCCGCCGGCATCCTTGGGATGGACGAAGTTGATCCGCGAGTCCGCGGTACCGCGGCGGGGAGCGTCGTAGAGGAGGCGTACGCCGCGATCGCGGAGCTGCGCGGAGAGGGCGTCGATGTCGGTGACCCGGTACGCCAGCTGCTGGAGACCGGGACCGCTCCGGTCGATGAACTTGGCGATGGTCGAGCTCTCGTTCAGCGGGGCGAGCAGCTGCAGCGCGGTGCTGCCCTCGGGCGCCCCGACGACGCTGAGCATCGCCTCGCGCACGCCCTGCTCCTCGTTCACTTCCTCATGGGTCGACACCATGCCGAGATGCTCCGCGTACCACGCGATGGCCGAATCGAGGTCGGGAACGGCGATGCCGACGTGGTCGATGGCGGTCACCAGGTCCGAAGACAGCGGCGACGGAGGCTGAGAGGGGGAGGTCTGTGTCATGCCCTCGACGTTAGCGCTACCGTTTCTGTAGTTCTCGTCGGGATGTGACTTCCGTCGTGCTGTGCACGCAGACGTGTTCGCCCGGACGTGATCGGCCGACAGAAATCTAAGGATCCGCGGAGGAAATCGTGACCAGTTCTGTGATTGTTGCCGGGGCCCGTACGCCGATGGGTCGGTTGATGGGTTCGTTGAAGGATCTCTCGGGTTCGGATCTGGGTGGGATCGCGATCAAGGGTGCGCTGGAGAAGGCGGGGGTGGCGCCGGATCAGGTGGAGTACGTGATCATGGGTCAGGTCCTGACGGCGGGGGCGGGGCAGATGCCGGCGCGGCAGGCGGCGGTCGCGGCCGGGATTCCGATGGATGTGCCGGCGTTGACGGTGAACAAGGTGTGTTTGTCGGGGATCGATGCGATTGCGTTGGCGGATCAGTTGATCCGGGCGGGGGAGTTCGAGGTGGTCGTTGCCGGTGGGCAGGAGTCGATGTCGCGGGCGCCGCATCTGCTGGAGAAGTCGCGGGCGGGGTTCAAGTACGGCGATGTGACGATGCGTGATCACATGGCGTTCGACGGGTTGCACGACATTTTCACCGATCAGGCCATGGGAAATCTGACGGAGGCACGGAACAAGTCCGACAGTGTCCCGGTCAGCCGCGAGGATCAGGATGCGTTCGCGGCGGCGTCGCAC comes from Rhodococcus oxybenzonivorans and encodes:
- the mce gene encoding methylmalonyl-CoA epimerase — encoded protein: MTQTSPSQPPSPLSSDLVTAIDHVGIAVPDLDSAIAWYAEHLGMVSTHEEVNEEQGVREAMLSVVGAPEGSTALQLLAPLNESSTIAKFIDRSGPGLQQLAYRVTDIDALSAQLRDRGVRLLYDAPRRGTADSRINFVHPKDAGGVLIELVEPSSGH